A single genomic interval of Lacrimispora sphenoides JCM 1415 harbors:
- a CDS encoding CoA-disulfide reductase, whose protein sequence is MKIIIIGGVAAGMSAASKIRRVDPDAKVTVYEKGGFLSYGACGLPYYVGDYNDDYRKMIARSRETFTKMGIETFLRHEVQSVDVDRKEVLVKNLENGQEFTDSYDKLMIAVGASAVVPPFPGRELMGVHVLKSMEDGIFLKEYAKMPEIRNIVIVGGGYIGVECVEAFLNLGKNVRMLEAAPRILMPFDEEIAALAHEELVKSGVLLNTGEKVEGFYGDGLYVKGVKTDKGTYDADLVIVAVGVRPCTEFLKNTGISMGKNGGLIVDREMRTSIPDVYAAGDCILVYNEVLEEDSFLALGTVANKCGRIAGANLAGGHESFIGALGSAAIKVCGLELGRTGMGEGDAIRLSKDYKTLIIQANDHPAYYPDPTPITIKLIYEKGTKRLLGAQTCGQKGAVLRADVFAVAIHCRMTTAELGMTDLIYAPPFSGVWDAIQIACNAAK, encoded by the coding sequence ATGAAGATTATTATAATTGGAGGAGTAGCGGCAGGAATGAGTGCCGCCTCCAAGATCCGCAGGGTCGACCCGGACGCGAAAGTAACGGTCTATGAAAAGGGAGGTTTTCTCTCTTATGGAGCGTGCGGACTTCCCTACTATGTGGGAGATTATAACGATGATTACCGCAAGATGATCGCCCGTTCACGGGAGACCTTTACCAAGATGGGCATAGAAACCTTCCTCCGCCACGAGGTACAATCCGTTGACGTGGATAGGAAAGAAGTCCTTGTAAAGAACCTTGAAAATGGTCAGGAATTTACGGATTCTTACGATAAATTAATGATAGCTGTGGGAGCATCGGCTGTGGTTCCTCCTTTTCCGGGCAGGGAGCTTATGGGAGTCCATGTATTAAAGTCCATGGAAGACGGGATCTTTTTAAAGGAATATGCAAAAATGCCGGAAATCCGGAACATCGTCATCGTTGGAGGCGGATATATCGGAGTGGAGTGTGTGGAAGCATTTTTGAATCTGGGAAAGAATGTACGCATGCTTGAGGCAGCTCCCAGAATTCTTATGCCCTTTGACGAAGAAATCGCCGCCCTGGCCCATGAAGAGCTGGTAAAGTCAGGGGTCCTTCTTAACACCGGAGAAAAGGTGGAAGGGTTTTATGGAGACGGTCTTTATGTAAAAGGTGTGAAAACAGATAAGGGAACCTACGATGCGGATCTGGTGATCGTTGCCGTGGGTGTCCGTCCCTGTACGGAATTTTTGAAGAACACAGGAATCTCCATGGGGAAAAACGGCGGTCTCATCGTGGACCGGGAAATGAGAACTTCTATTCCGGATGTGTATGCGGCGGGAGACTGTATTTTAGTCTATAACGAAGTATTAGAGGAAGACAGCTTTTTGGCTCTCGGAACAGTTGCAAACAAATGCGGCAGAATCGCAGGCGCCAATTTAGCAGGGGGCCATGAATCGTTTATCGGCGCCCTTGGGTCTGCGGCGATCAAGGTGTGCGGGCTGGAGCTTGGACGTACGGGTATGGGAGAAGGAGATGCCATACGTCTTTCCAAGGATTATAAGACTTTGATAATCCAGGCAAATGACCATCCGGCGTACTATCCGGATCCAACGCCAATTACCATAAAGCTGATCTATGAAAAAGGAACAAAAAGGCTGCTTGGCGCACAGACCTGCGGACAAAAGGGGGCTGTTTTGCGGGCAGATGTATTCGCTGTGGCAATTCATTGCAGGATGACAACGGCAGAGCTTGGAATGACGGATCTCATTTACGCACCTCCATTTTCCGGGGTATGGGATGCCATCCAGATTGCCTGCAATGCAGCGAAATAA
- a CDS encoding BMC domain-containing protein, with protein MASTSIGLVETRGLTASIEAADAMLKAADVELVGTEKIGSGLVTVIVTGEVGAVKAATEAGEAAASRVGELVAVHVIPRPHQDIDKILPRIK; from the coding sequence ATGGCATCCACATCAATCGGGTTAGTTGAAACAAGGGGTTTGACGGCATCCATCGAAGCAGCAGATGCGATGTTAAAGGCAGCAGATGTTGAGCTTGTGGGAACCGAGAAAATCGGCTCCGGTCTGGTAACCGTCATTGTAACCGGAGAGGTAGGCGCGGTAAAGGCAGCCACCGAGGCAGGAGAGGCGGCAGCTTCCAGAGTCGGGGAACTGGTAGCAGTCCATGTGATTCCAAGGCCGCACCAGGACATTGATAAAATTTTGCCAAGGATCAAATAG
- a CDS encoding extracellular solute-binding protein, translated as MEQETLKILAVADPAVEGYLDKELGIIDGYGGNVDFHIVPWADYYPMMMKAFAGEADYDIVMVAGHLWLRDFVENGYLSELALEEEDILPVIAEEMKYKGKAYLSPSFCDGHMIVYRKSLLEQVLGKELGSVITPQEYIETAKAYKAACGEQAVAMKADKSEIFTDALPFLRMYGGDAYDPDGSAACGKEDAVKGLQSYVELRACAVGGTDSFGNGEIAEAIRQKRAAMAVTWSGQMGEVFKEGCMDPEDLGFSTFSTAWNVTWSFGICSSCRKKEAAEEFLSYLRSPEVDQKVGRMSGAPVRRGSYLEGAGDCPWFPVQLKMMELARPLPDLSKAGEKNGVLYEKIFEAFSGKKTAEEAMREAGKMMSGITEL; from the coding sequence ATGGAACAGGAAACGCTTAAGATTTTGGCAGTGGCAGATCCGGCGGTGGAAGGTTATCTGGATAAAGAACTGGGGATAATAGACGGATATGGAGGAAACGTGGATTTTCATATCGTGCCCTGGGCGGATTACTATCCGATGATGATGAAAGCATTTGCAGGGGAAGCAGATTATGACATTGTCATGGTTGCGGGCCATTTATGGCTTCGTGACTTTGTAGAAAACGGATACCTTTCGGAACTTGCGCTTGAGGAAGAAGACATCCTTCCGGTCATTGCAGAAGAAATGAAGTATAAGGGAAAGGCGTATTTATCTCCCTCTTTCTGTGACGGACATATGATCGTCTACCGTAAAAGCCTGCTTGAACAGGTGCTGGGGAAGGAACTTGGAAGCGTCATCACTCCCCAGGAATACATAGAAACGGCAAAAGCTTACAAGGCGGCCTGCGGGGAACAGGCCGTGGCCATGAAGGCTGATAAGTCTGAGATATTTACCGATGCTCTTCCTTTCCTGCGCATGTACGGAGGAGATGCTTATGATCCTGATGGATCTGCGGCCTGCGGAAAGGAAGATGCGGTAAAAGGCCTTCAGTCTTACGTGGAACTGAGAGCCTGTGCAGTTGGCGGTACGGATAGCTTCGGCAACGGGGAAATTGCAGAAGCTATCCGCCAAAAAAGAGCTGCTATGGCAGTTACCTGGAGCGGTCAGATGGGAGAAGTGTTTAAGGAAGGCTGTATGGATCCAGAGGATCTGGGATTCTCCACTTTTTCCACGGCCTGGAACGTGACCTGGTCCTTTGGAATCTGCTCAAGCTGCAGGAAAAAAGAAGCTGCAGAGGAATTTCTTTCGTACCTTCGGTCACCGGAGGTGGATCAGAAGGTGGGAAGAATGAGTGGCGCTCCTGTAAGAAGAGGAAGCTATCTGGAAGGAGCCGGTGACTGCCCCTGGTTTCCGGTACAGCTAAAGATGATGGAACTTGCAAGACCCCTTCCCGATCTTTCAAAGGCAGGGGAGAAAAACGGAGTCCTTTATGAGAAAATCTTTGAGGCGTTTTCCGGAAAAAAGACAGCAGAAGAAGCCATGAGGGAAGCCGGGAAAATGATGAGTGGCATAACCGAGCTGTAA
- a CDS encoding aldehyde dehydrogenase family protein, whose amino-acid sequence MEIGAKEIELIVKEVLAGIENRGVKPSYFSSQSENGVFERVEDAITAAHTAQREWVEHYRIEDRRRIIEAIRMTAKSHAKTLAKMVWEETGMGRFEDKIQKHMAVIEKTPGVECLTTDAISGDEGLMIEECAPFGVIGAITPSTNPTETLINNTISMIAGGNSVVFNVHPGAKRCCAHCLKLLHQTIVENGGPANLITMQKEPTMEAVSKMTADPRIRLMVGTGGMPMVNALLRSGKKTIGAGAGNPPVIVDDTADIDLAAKEIYRGASFDNNILCLAEKEVFVMERVADELVNKMEKEGAYLLNSRELNEILKFAMIEKDGSYEVNKKWVGKDAALFLEAIGVSGHKDVRLLICETDRSHPFVMVEQLMPILPIVRLRTFEECVECAVAAESGNRHTASMFSRNVENMTKFGKIIETTIFTKNGSTLKGVGIGGEGHTTMTIAGPTGEGLTCARSFTRRRRCMLAEGGLRII is encoded by the coding sequence ATGGAAATTGGGGCAAAAGAGATAGAACTGATTGTAAAGGAAGTGCTTGCAGGCATAGAAAACAGGGGTGTAAAGCCTTCTTATTTCTCCTCTCAAAGTGAAAATGGAGTATTTGAACGGGTAGAGGATGCCATTACAGCGGCCCACACGGCCCAGCGTGAATGGGTAGAGCATTACAGGATAGAAGACAGGCGGAGAATCATTGAAGCCATACGAATGACTGCAAAAAGCCATGCGAAAACCCTGGCAAAGATGGTTTGGGAAGAAACCGGCATGGGGCGCTTTGAGGATAAGATCCAGAAGCATATGGCTGTTATTGAAAAGACCCCTGGCGTGGAATGTCTGACCACGGATGCCATTTCAGGTGATGAAGGACTGATGATAGAGGAGTGTGCTCCTTTTGGGGTAATCGGAGCCATTACGCCGTCCACCAATCCTACAGAAACCCTGATCAATAATACCATCAGTATGATAGCCGGAGGAAATTCCGTTGTGTTTAATGTCCATCCGGGAGCGAAGAGATGCTGCGCCCATTGTCTGAAGCTTCTTCATCAGACCATTGTGGAAAACGGAGGTCCGGCAAATTTAATCACCATGCAGAAAGAGCCTACCATGGAGGCCGTAAGCAAAATGACGGCTGATCCCAGAATCCGCCTCATGGTTGGTACCGGGGGAATGCCCATGGTTAATGCCCTGCTTCGCTCCGGAAAGAAGACCATCGGGGCAGGCGCGGGAAACCCGCCGGTCATTGTAGACGATACGGCGGATATAGATCTTGCGGCAAAAGAGATCTACCGTGGAGCTTCCTTTGATAACAACATTCTGTGCCTGGCGGAAAAGGAAGTCTTCGTCATGGAACGTGTTGCGGATGAGCTTGTGAATAAGATGGAAAAGGAAGGTGCGTACCTCCTAAATTCCAGGGAGTTAAATGAAATCCTTAAGTTTGCCATGATTGAAAAAGACGGCAGCTATGAAGTGAATAAAAAATGGGTAGGAAAGGATGCGGCTCTGTTTTTAGAAGCCATAGGGGTTTCCGGGCACAAGGATGTCCGCCTTCTGATCTGCGAGACAGACAGAAGCCATCCCTTTGTAATGGTAGAGCAGCTGATGCCCATACTTCCCATTGTACGCTTAAGGACTTTTGAGGAATGCGTGGAGTGTGCAGTGGCGGCAGAGTCAGGCAACCGCCATACGGCATCCATGTTTTCCAGAAATGTTGAGAACATGACTAAATTCGGAAAAATCATTGAGACAACCATTTTTACGAAGAACGGCTCAACCTTAAAAGGGGTAGGAATCGGCGGAGAGGGCCATACGACCATGACAATCGCAGGTCCTACCGGAGAGGGTCTTACCTGTGCAAGAAGCTTTACCAGAAGACGCAGGTGTATGCTGGCAGAAGGAGGCCTGCGGATCATCTAG
- a CDS encoding phosphate propanoyltransferase translates to MENREELIQKVTALVLDNWKRLSAQPYQVPVGISARHVHLSKEHVEALFGVGYRLTPMKALSQPGQFACEEQVAVSGPAGTLPKVRILGPERKQSQVEMASGDCRILGIQPQVRSSGDLKGTPGIMLKGPKGEVLLTEGVIIADRHIHMTPEDAQWFGVSDQDRVSVSVDGPKGGVLGHVLIRVTRDSRLDFHVDTDDANAFQLKQGQWVTIRKEEAR, encoded by the coding sequence ATGGAAAACAGGGAAGAACTGATTCAGAAGGTAACCGCACTGGTCCTGGATAACTGGAAGAGGCTCAGCGCACAGCCTTACCAGGTTCCCGTTGGAATCTCGGCAAGGCATGTGCATCTGTCAAAGGAACATGTGGAAGCGCTTTTTGGAGTCGGCTACCGGCTGACTCCCATGAAGGCTTTAAGCCAGCCGGGACAGTTTGCCTGTGAGGAACAGGTTGCTGTCTCCGGTCCGGCCGGAACGCTTCCTAAGGTTCGGATTCTAGGACCGGAGAGAAAACAAAGCCAGGTGGAAATGGCCTCCGGTGACTGCAGGATCCTTGGAATACAACCCCAGGTAAGATCATCAGGAGATTTAAAGGGAACTCCCGGGATCATGCTGAAAGGACCAAAAGGAGAGGTCCTTCTGACAGAGGGCGTCATCATCGCGGACCGTCATATCCATATGACGCCGGAAGACGCCCAGTGGTTTGGAGTATCGGATCAGGACCGGGTAAGTGTTTCAGTCGATGGACCAAAGGGCGGCGTGCTCGGCCATGTACTTATTCGTGTTACCCGTGACAGCAGGCTGGATTTCCATGTGGATACAGACGATGCCAATGCGTTTCAGTTAAAGCAGGGACAATGGGTAACCATTAGAAAGGAAGAGGCCAGGTGA
- a CDS encoding BMC domain-containing protein — protein MAIGFLECAGYGAVLYAMDKACKAANVRIIGIDTINPKDATAFIPLTVQVKFEGGIDDVKEACEAAKRAALKFNSPEEVLVEMIEKPYEGTKALSHITKVSFEEENIINFRR, from the coding sequence ATGGCAATCGGCTTTTTGGAATGTGCAGGTTATGGCGCAGTTCTTTATGCTATGGATAAAGCCTGTAAGGCAGCAAATGTGAGGATCATCGGGATCGACACCATCAATCCAAAGGATGCGACTGCATTCATTCCCCTTACGGTCCAGGTGAAATTTGAAGGCGGAATCGATGATGTGAAAGAGGCCTGTGAGGCGGCAAAAAGGGCAGCTCTTAAGTTTAACAGTCCGGAAGAGGTTTTGGTAGAGATGATCGAAAAACCATATGAGGGAACCAAGGCGTTATCTCATATAACAAAGGTATCGTTTGAGGAAGAAAACATTATTAATTTCAGGAGGTAG
- a CDS encoding EutN/CcmL family microcompartment protein gives MILGTIMGTVVSTRKCRNLVGFKLLLVEPYYGDQKDIFVAADTIGAGIGELVLVTTDNTTQYALDRSAPVDAYIVGIVDAPPQPGR, from the coding sequence GTGATATTAGGAACAATCATGGGAACTGTGGTTTCCACAAGAAAATGCAGGAATCTGGTTGGATTCAAGCTTCTTTTGGTAGAACCATATTATGGGGATCAGAAGGATATTTTTGTAGCGGCCGATACCATTGGTGCAGGAATTGGGGAACTGGTACTAGTAACCACTGACAATACGACTCAGTATGCGCTGGACCGTTCGGCACCGGTAGATGCCTATATCGTTGGCATCGTAGATGCGCCGCCGCAGCCGGGAAGGTAA
- a CDS encoding DeoR/GlpR family DNA-binding transcription regulator, translating into MLAVTRKAKIKDIILEKKSVTVTELSKIFSVTEETIRRDLKQLEDDGFLTRTYGGAFIQDGVENNVELTIRETAYMESKQAIAKKCLSVIHNGDSIFLDASTTSLQLAKALQGMRLTVVTNSLLIINELYDKEDIRLISIGGSYTPRDKAFVGNTAIRNLESFYLDKTFMSCRSVSMEHGITDSNEAIAAIRQTLMTRSNHVYLIADHSKFDKTSFIRISGFEAIKGLVTDKQMNEQWREYLLKNNVELLEAVEA; encoded by the coding sequence ATGTTAGCAGTAACAAGGAAAGCCAAGATCAAAGATATTATTTTAGAAAAGAAAAGCGTTACGGTGACCGAACTTTCCAAAATCTTCTCCGTGACCGAAGAAACCATCCGGCGGGATTTAAAGCAATTGGAGGATGACGGGTTCCTGACCAGAACATACGGCGGTGCATTCATACAAGATGGGGTTGAGAATAACGTAGAATTAACGATCCGGGAAACCGCGTACATGGAAAGCAAGCAGGCTATCGCAAAAAAGTGCCTGTCCGTTATTCACAACGGTGACTCCATTTTCTTAGATGCCTCTACCACATCCCTGCAGCTGGCAAAAGCTCTCCAGGGAATGCGCCTTACCGTGGTGACAAACTCCCTGCTGATCATCAATGAACTTTATGATAAAGAAGATATCCGCCTCATTTCCATCGGAGGCTCCTATACCCCCCGGGACAAAGCCTTTGTAGGAAATACAGCAATCCGGAACTTGGAATCCTTTTACTTAGACAAGACCTTTATGTCCTGCAGAAGCGTTTCCATGGAACACGGGATCACCGATTCCAACGAAGCCATTGCCGCCATACGCCAGACACTGATGACCCGGAGCAATCATGTGTATCTGATCGCCGACCACTCCAAGTTCGATAAAACCTCATTCATCCGGATCTCCGGTTTTGAAGCCATCAAAGGACTGGTCACCGACAAGCAGATGAATGAACAATGGAGAGAATATCTTTTAAAAAACAACGTAGAGCTTCTTGAAGCTGTGGAAGCATGA
- a CDS encoding BMC domain-containing protein, with protein sequence MAETAVKKGMLALGMIETRGLTASIEAADAMLKAADVEMVGTEKIGSGLVSVMVQGDVGAVKAAVEAGEEAASRVGEVVAVHVIPRPHNSIGGILPFLK encoded by the coding sequence ATGGCAGAGACAGCAGTAAAAAAGGGAATGTTAGCACTTGGAATGATTGAGACAAGAGGCCTTACCGCATCGATCGAGGCAGCAGATGCCATGTTAAAGGCAGCAGACGTTGAAATGGTGGGAACCGAGAAAATCGGCTCCGGTTTGGTATCGGTTATGGTTCAGGGAGACGTGGGAGCTGTCAAGGCGGCAGTGGAAGCAGGAGAGGAAGCAGCCTCCAGAGTGGGAGAGGTAGTAGCAGTTCATGTGATCCCAAGACCCCATAATTCCATAGGCGGAATCCTTCCGTTCCTTAAATAA
- a CDS encoding CoA transferase subunit A, with the protein MSKIMTLQEAAARIHDGDILGLGGNVLHRAPMAMVRELVRQKRRDLKLVKTAGAMDVDVLCFGGCVTSVDAGFISYESEYSLAGHYRRAVESGAVKGNEHACYTVISALRAASYGVGFMPVKGLVISDLIDANDYFIRVEDPFTKEPVTVVKAIRPDVAVIHVQEADEDGNARITGPLFEDVLFSRAAKRVILTAENIVHGSAFTGSSKKADIPHFLVEAVVRVPKGAAPCSCPGSYDIDGKNLKEFKGLKDLDGLNAYLKAFEKSDYKG; encoded by the coding sequence ATGAGTAAAATAATGACTTTACAGGAGGCGGCAGCCCGGATCCATGACGGGGATATCCTTGGTCTTGGCGGCAATGTGCTCCATCGGGCGCCCATGGCAATGGTCCGGGAACTGGTGCGTCAGAAAAGAAGGGACTTAAAGCTGGTAAAGACGGCTGGAGCCATGGATGTGGACGTGCTTTGCTTCGGAGGCTGTGTTACCAGCGTAGATGCCGGCTTTATCAGTTATGAAAGTGAATATTCCCTGGCCGGACATTACCGGAGGGCCGTTGAAAGCGGAGCTGTGAAAGGAAATGAGCATGCCTGTTATACGGTGATCTCCGCGCTCCGTGCCGCCAGCTACGGAGTGGGATTTATGCCTGTAAAAGGACTTGTGATCAGTGACTTAATCGATGCCAATGATTATTTTATCCGGGTCGAGGATCCGTTTACAAAGGAGCCGGTGACAGTGGTAAAGGCCATAAGGCCGGATGTTGCGGTCATCCATGTGCAGGAGGCGGATGAAGATGGGAACGCCAGGATCACAGGACCGTTATTTGAGGATGTTCTGTTTTCCAGGGCAGCCAAAAGAGTCATCCTGACAGCAGAGAATATCGTCCATGGATCAGCATTTACTGGCAGTTCAAAAAAAGCGGATATTCCTCATTTTCTGGTAGAAGCAGTAGTCAGGGTTCCCAAAGGGGCTGCACCCTGTTCCTGTCCGGGTTCTTATGATATTGACGGAAAGAATTTGAAAGAATTTAAAGGGCTGAAAGATTTGGACGGTTTAAATGCCTATTTAAAAGCATTTGAAAAGTCCGATTACAAAGGATAA
- a CDS encoding class II aldolase/adducin family protein: protein MMTVQGVKYMSDFEAKKAILDIGRRMYEKGFVASNDGNISCKVGPNTIWTTPTGVSKGFMTQDMLVKMDLNGKVLMGRWKPSSEVKMHLRVYKENPDVQAVTHAHPLVATSFAIAGISLDAAILTEAVLGLGSIPVAKYATPGTEEVPDSIAPFVKSHNGVLLANHGALTWGKDIHQAFYRLESIEYYATILMYTGNIIGRQNLLSCDQVEKLLDIRHKLGITAGGIPPCSVEVTNMKDVVTAADVRPAEQTGTGPVPVLKGVTSIVRPGESLPVGCGCTGVTQKTLTLEEQKPVEAEALGKAKKEIIAEVVRRVIEQLN, encoded by the coding sequence ATGATGACAGTTCAAGGCGTAAAGTACATGTCTGATTTTGAGGCCAAAAAGGCAATTTTGGATATCGGCAGACGTATGTACGAAAAGGGCTTTGTAGCCTCGAATGATGGAAACATCAGCTGTAAGGTAGGGCCGAACACCATCTGGACGACGCCGACCGGGGTATCAAAGGGATTTATGACTCAGGATATGCTGGTAAAGATGGATTTAAACGGGAAAGTGCTGATGGGAAGATGGAAGCCCTCCTCGGAAGTAAAGATGCATTTAAGGGTTTATAAGGAAAATCCGGATGTGCAGGCTGTTACCCACGCCCATCCTTTGGTGGCGACCAGCTTTGCCATTGCCGGGATCAGTCTGGATGCCGCAATCCTTACGGAAGCAGTACTGGGGCTTGGGTCTATCCCGGTCGCAAAATACGCAACACCGGGTACAGAGGAAGTTCCTGATTCCATTGCGCCCTTTGTGAAATCTCACAATGGCGTGCTCCTTGCAAACCATGGAGCGCTGACCTGGGGAAAAGATATTCATCAGGCGTTTTACAGGCTGGAATCCATCGAATATTATGCGACTATATTGATGTATACAGGCAATATCATCGGACGCCAGAATCTGCTTTCCTGCGATCAGGTAGAAAAGCTGCTGGATATCCGGCATAAGCTTGGCATCACGGCAGGCGGGATTCCACCGTGTTCCGTAGAAGTAACGAATATGAAGGATGTGGTTACTGCAGCAGATGTCCGCCCGGCAGAGCAGACAGGAACAGGACCGGTACCGGTACTAAAAGGGGTAACATCCATTGTAAGGCCGGGAGAGAGCCTGCCAGTCGGCTGCGGATGTACCGGCGTGACGCAGAAGACCTTGACCTTAGAGGAACAAAAGCCTGTGGAGGCGGAAGCTTTAGGTAAGGCAAAGAAGGAAATCATAGCCGAAGTAGTGAGAAGAGTGATAGAGCAGCTAAACTAG
- a CDS encoding BMC domain-containing protein, producing MKTNRNAIGVLEINYYANTVVVVDQALKAAEVEIVSCHKKLGGRMCHTVLAGETSAVRAAVEAAREAGRIVGDDNVKVSVSIENPHPEVLKLLNMIDRHENEKNSVKPEEEEHKIKEEK from the coding sequence ATGAAAACAAACCGAAACGCCATAGGGGTTTTAGAAATCAATTATTATGCCAATACCGTTGTGGTGGTCGACCAGGCCTTAAAGGCGGCTGAAGTGGAAATTGTAAGCTGCCACAAGAAGCTGGGAGGAAGGATGTGCCACACAGTATTAGCGGGTGAGACCTCGGCGGTTCGTGCCGCCGTGGAGGCGGCCAGAGAGGCAGGACGGATCGTGGGAGACGACAATGTAAAAGTATCCGTGTCCATCGAAAACCCTCATCCAGAGGTATTGAAGCTTTTAAATATGATAGACAGGCATGAAAACGAAAAGAATTCTGTAAAACCAGAGGAAGAAGAGCACAAAATCAAGGAGGAAAAGTAA
- a CDS encoding CoA-transferase subunit beta, with the protein MMEEKYRVSDIMVCAMARLIPDGSKVFHGVSSHMPMIALLLAKALHAPGAVHLNIPGGTDPDPVRLKKYTSAGPELLERATAYFPLMEVFDLAMRGELDVAFLSGIQFDSHGNVNASVIGDYKKPKVRMPGGAGSAVLIPTAKRAILWRTKHDKRTFVNQVDFVTTRGNVERIITPLCIFKMENREMVLDTIHPTSSLEEVQENTGFPIKYSHIAYTPLPTKEELSALKRIDPGDFRNIEF; encoded by the coding sequence ATGATGGAAGAAAAATACAGAGTCAGCGATATTATGGTCTGCGCCATGGCCCGCCTCATACCTGACGGCAGCAAGGTGTTTCACGGAGTGTCCTCCCATATGCCCATGATTGCGCTGCTGCTTGCAAAAGCGCTTCATGCGCCTGGGGCAGTGCATTTGAATATTCCGGGCGGAACGGACCCGGATCCGGTGAGACTTAAAAAGTATACCAGTGCAGGGCCGGAGCTTTTGGAACGTGCCACAGCCTATTTTCCTTTAATGGAAGTATTTGACCTGGCCATGAGGGGGGAGTTAGATGTGGCATTCTTAAGCGGAATCCAGTTTGATTCCCACGGCAATGTCAATGCGTCGGTTATTGGAGATTATAAAAAACCAAAGGTGAGGATGCCGGGAGGAGCAGGCAGTGCCGTTCTCATACCAACGGCAAAGAGGGCGATTCTCTGGAGGACAAAGCATGACAAACGCACCTTTGTGAACCAGGTGGATTTTGTAACTACCAGGGGAAATGTGGAACGGATCATCACCCCCTTATGCATCTTTAAAATGGAAAACAGGGAAATGGTTCTGGATACCATTCACCCAACTTCCAGCTTAGAAGAGGTACAGGAAAATACCGGATTTCCCATAAAATACTCCCATATCGCCTATACGCCCCTTCCTACAAAGGAAGAGCTGAGCGCGCTGAAACGGATCGATCCGGGAGATTTCAGAAATATAGAATTCTAA